One part of the Halobacteriovorax vibrionivorans genome encodes these proteins:
- a CDS encoding tRNA nucleotidyltransferase/poly(A) polymerase family protein has product MKEFDVNNIPASIREFIKENYRKGFRFCLVGGFVRDWAIGKESLDFDFEIRHINNMQGEEWIDFLKSSFPSAEYIGMGVIRIQLPEYEIELSSPRIEEFDGGLSHKNFTPHFDSTLSYLESFKRRDLRINAIGLEFNLKEELSATIVDPYNGLDEISNKVCSHINDDFFKDPVRLLRAIRFSVNTGFKLQLSDSYKRFNLSKLTQYYFQYEIRKCKSSATFVDNLVKVVSTYNIALVSELVPIKDFKNQSLLSETNSYEEVLLFDLGIVEEGPFKFLSMKRSRYANLCRLKKAILEKDALEFLEALSKIKVDDRFKYYDLKVELDKSLDSARSKDERISTFKSYSSKASALFA; this is encoded by the coding sequence ATGAAAGAATTTGATGTTAATAATATTCCAGCATCAATAAGAGAGTTCATTAAAGAGAATTATCGCAAAGGTTTTCGCTTCTGCTTAGTAGGTGGTTTTGTTAGAGACTGGGCCATTGGTAAGGAGAGTCTCGATTTTGATTTTGAAATAAGACATATTAATAATATGCAAGGTGAGGAGTGGATTGATTTCTTGAAATCTAGCTTTCCTTCGGCCGAGTATATCGGCATGGGTGTCATTAGAATACAACTTCCTGAATATGAAATTGAATTGTCTTCACCTCGAATTGAAGAGTTTGATGGAGGACTATCTCATAAGAATTTTACACCTCATTTTGATTCAACACTAAGTTATCTTGAATCTTTTAAAAGACGCGACCTTCGTATCAATGCTATTGGACTAGAGTTTAATTTAAAAGAGGAATTAAGCGCAACGATTGTGGATCCATATAATGGCCTTGATGAAATTTCAAATAAGGTATGTTCACATATAAATGATGATTTCTTTAAAGATCCAGTAAGGCTTCTTCGTGCAATTCGTTTCAGTGTAAACACTGGTTTTAAATTACAGTTAAGTGATTCATATAAACGCTTTAATCTATCAAAACTTACGCAATATTATTTTCAGTATGAGATAAGAAAGTGTAAGTCATCAGCGACTTTTGTCGATAATCTCGTCAAAGTTGTTTCTACTTACAATATCGCTCTTGTTAGTGAGCTTGTGCCAATTAAAGACTTTAAAAATCAATCGTTGCTATCAGAGACAAACTCTTATGAAGAGGTTCTGCTTTTTGACCTAGGCATAGTAGAAGAAGGGCCATTTAAGTTTCTTTCTATGAAAAGATCTCGTTATGCAAATCTCTGCCGCTTAAAGAAAGCAATCTTAGAAAAGGATGCTCTAGAATTCTTAGAGGCCCTTTCTAAAATTAAAGTGGATGATCGTTTTAAGTATTATGACTTAAAAGTTGAACTAGATAAGAGCTTAGATTCTGCCAGGTCAAAAGATGAACGAATTAGTACATTTAAGAGCTATTCGTCTAAGGCTTCGGCACTTTTTGCCTAA